In Carya illinoinensis cultivar Pawnee chromosome 6, C.illinoinensisPawnee_v1, whole genome shotgun sequence, a single genomic region encodes these proteins:
- the LOC122312634 gene encoding uncharacterized protein LOC122312634 codes for MDGDRKGQCSSLNHNSKTWRKMWSLQAPQATKSFLWRAAKESLPTCLNLYKRKMVDSPLCPVCHRVPESVTHAIWSCSAAQDVWSMSTKRIQKLNVEDGPFVEVLKPLLENLSSHELTEVAVTARAIWNKRNQWLFEQSFHSPFQVVNILEWTAPPSSFYKANWDVAVDKGKSRIGVGVIVRDSSGMVMASMCSSMLLDPDPLLGEAVAALKASTLCSNIGLDQVMLEGDSLAVVQAVQSREECWSPTGLVIRDIKLVLSRICTWSIHHISRRLNVVAHVLAKFALTCSGEHTFMEDYPPCIRNLL; via the exons ATGGATGGAGATAGGAAAGGGCAGTGCTCAAGTTTGAATCATAATTCAAAGACCTGGAGGAAAATGTGGAGCCTGCAGGCACCTCAAGCCACGAAGTCCTTTCTATGGAGAGCAGCCAAGGAGTCCCTTCCCACGTGTTTGAACTTGTATAAAAGGAAGATGGTTGATTCTCCCCTCTGTCCAGTCTGCCACAGAGTTCCTGAGTCAGTTACTCATGCCATCTGGTCATGTTCAGCTGCACAAGATGTTTGGTCTATGAGTACTAAGAGAATACAGAAACTAAATGTGGAAGATGGCCCTTTTGTTGAGGTTCTGAAGCCCTTGTTAGAGAATCTCTCCTCCCATGAGCTTACAGAAGTGGCAGTTACAGCAAGAGCTATATGGAACAAGAGGAATCAGTGGCTGTTTGAGCAATCTTTTCACTCACCTTTCCAG GTGGTTAACATTCTTGAGTGGACTGCCCCTCCTTCAAGCTTCTATAAGGCTAACTGGGATGTAGCAGTGGATAAGGGGAAATCCAGGATCGGTGTGGGAGTGATTGTGAGGGACTCGAGTGGTATGGTGATGGCTTCAATGTGCTCTTCCATGCTCTTAGACCCAGATCCTTTGCTAGGGGAAGCCGTAGCAGCTCTCAAAGCATCTACTCTTTGCTCTAATATAGGACTGGATCAGGTCATGTTAGAGGGGGATTCATTAGCAGTGGTCCAAGCAGTACAAAGCAGGGAAGAGTGCTGGAGTCCCACGGGTCTAGTGATCAGGGATATTAAGCTTGTATTGTCTAGAATCTGTACTTGGTCTATCCATcatatttctagaaggttgaaTGTAGTGGCACATGTGCTAGCTAAGTTTGCTTTGACATGTTCGGGGGAACATACTTTTATGGAGGATTACCCTCCATGTATTCGGAATCTActttag
- the LOC122312633 gene encoding protein FAR-RED IMPAIRED RESPONSE 1-like gives MGTPRPFMSTSAATSARFAEEDRPNTFETEAPCTSAARVDEEILLDRPVETITEPVSPGTPHVVTSSDGDDIFEEPKSGMEFNSFEDLLSYYKQYAKRCGFGVMTQRSERSNDHGVRYVTLGCARGGKAQIKSSNPANPRPTGKTDCKARINALRIEGKMRLTTVNNTHNHVISPQKSRFFRCNRAVSETVKSVLDTNNLAGIRMNKSYGSLVVGAGGFENLPFLEKDCRNYIDKARHLRLGAASKAIITDQDRAMKNAIAIVFPESRHRFCLWHILKKVLEKFGSYATYRSGLKIELMKCVYNTQTIQEFENCWAGFINTYDLHENAWLTSLYNEREHWVPVFLKEHFWAGMSTTQRSESMNAFFDGYIHAKTNLKEFVDQFDNALKKKIENENQAEFQSFNGTIPCISRSPIEKKFQSLYTNAKFKEVQQQVIGMLDLEIKLHRSDGVTSTYVLEDEVRIQEFTKQYILDRWRKDIKRRYTSIRSSYDAGDQRPNGNRHTILLNMCYEMIDYAVDSNEQFEDAKKRINEMTGLYRQYQCPLSMAETGSEPVFTTQDTAVGSSQQVKSPRIVRGKGRPPSLRRASRMEIDMWKVKAKQAKQQVGGKRKQRDERETSSMGTCMNLFHDGDIAALDTRKNLFGPSEVDICVNPGQVQGVRDSSPFNSSGPTQSHPIIDSQESIFYDWMAHNQNSLGGDGSQE, from the exons ATGGGAACTCCAAGGCCATTTATGAGTACAAGCGCCGCGACGAGCGCAAGATTTGCTGAAGAGGATAGACCGAACACATTTGAAACTGAAGCACCATGTACTTCCGCCGCTAGAGTTGATGAAGAAATACTGTTGGATAGACCAGTTGAGACTATAACTGAACCTGTTTCCCCCGGTACACCACATGTAGTGACATCGTCAGATGGTGATGATATTTTTGAGGAGCCAAAATCAGGGATGGAGTTCAATTCGTTTGAAGATCTGTTGAGCTATTATAAGCAGTATGCAAAAAGATGtgggtttggggtgatgacacaaaggagtgagaggTCTAATGATCACGGTGTGAGATATGTTACTCTTGGTTGTGCACGGGGAGGGAAGGCCCAGATTAAGAGTTCTAATCCTGCAAACCCACGTCCGACGGGAAAGACGGATTGTAAGGCCCGGATTAATGCACTAAGAATTGAGGGGAAGATGCGGTTGACAACAGTGAATAATACACATAATCATGTAATCAGCCCTCAGAAATCCCGCTTCTTTCGATGCAATAGAGCAGTTAGTGAAACCGTTAAAAGTGTCCTAGACACAAATAATTTAGCTGGCATCCGAATGAACAAGAGTTATGGATCTCTTGTGGTTGGCGCAGGTGGCTTTGAGAACCTCCCTtttttggaaaaggattgtCGCAATTACATCGACAAAGCCCGTCATCTGCGACTTGGTGCAG CTTCAAAGGCAATTATCACCGATCAAGACagagcaatgaaaaatgcaattgctaTTGTCTTTCCTGAAAGTCGACATAGATTTTGCCTTTGGCATATACTTAAAAAAGTCCTCGAGAAGTTTGGATCGTATGCCACCTATAGAAGTGGGCTGAAAATCGAGCTGATGAAATGTGTGTACAACACACAAACTATTCAGGAGTTTGAAAACTGTTGGGCCGGTTTTATTAACACATACGACTTACATGAGAATGCATGGTTGACAAGTTTATACAATGAGCGTGAGCATTGGGTACCGGTTTTCCTAAAAGAGCacttttgggctggaatgagtacaacacAGCGAAGCGAGAGtatgaatgctttttttgacgGTTACATCCATGCGAAGACCAACTTGAAGGAGTTTGTCGACCAGTTTGACAATgcattgaagaagaaaattgaaaatgaaaatcaagcGGAATTCCAGTCATTTAACGGCACCATTCCTTGCATATCTAGATCCCCAATTGAGAAGAAATTTCAATCCTTGTACACCAATGCTAAATTTAAGGAAGTTCAACAGCAAGTCATTGGCATGCTTGATTtggaaattaagctacacaggTCTGATGGCGTAACTAGCACTTATGTATTAGAGGATGAAGTTCGTATTCAGGAGTTCACAAAACAG TACATTTTGGACCGATGGAGGAAGGACATCAAGAGGAGATACACGTCAATCCGAAGTAGCTACGATGCAGGAGATCAGAGGCCAAATGGTAATAGACACACAATTCTTCTGAATATGTGCTACGAGATGATAGATTATGCTGTGGATTCTAATGAGCAATTTGAAGATGCAAAGAAGAGGATAAATGAGATGACTGGATTATATCGTCAATACCAATGCCCCTTGTCTATGGCCGAGACAG GTTCGGAACCTGTATTTACGACACAGGATACTGCAGTTGGTAGTTCACAACAAGTGAAAAGTCCACGTATTGTCAGAGGGAAGGGAAGACCCCCCTCTCTTAGAAGAGCATCTAGGATGGAGATAGACATGTGGAAGGTTAAAGCCAAACAAGCCAAACAACAAGTTGGAGGAAAACGCAAACAG cgagatgagagagagacatCTTCCATGGGAACGTGTATGAATTTATTTCATGACGGAGATATTGCAGCCCTGGACACGCGCAAGAATTTATTTGGGCCATCGGAAGTAGATATTTGTGTCAATCCTGGACAAGTGCAG GGAGTTCGAGACAGCTCACCTTTTAACAGTAGTGGACCCACCCAATCTCATCCCATTATTGatagtcaagaaagt atattttatgattgGATGGCACACAACCAGAACTCTTTGGGTGGAGATGGGTCACAAGAATAG
- the LOC122313078 gene encoding cyclin-SDS isoform X2 — MRITLNRAKRRLEAEPVPYIIKKKLRSELPRRRRSQFSPILYSSLNFLAIPLKNSGFSFSLDSTSCSYFGSEVSCDSSRVSVGLERNARLDSRKEQFGDIRGSKVLVRANEVVGDARIRRVTRSCYRRKENEGKGGEVEVPELSCVESSSGADAAIFRETSSKLKSESGKGSENVKEIKGNDGSEVVSKSEIYSVRQLSDVNTISSARNMSIPSKFKQIVPVSSGVESCSVANLAEEATEQTENRALEFDLSEISGNLLDANFMIPNSESTVDQKQMNLRFDSDLACTEQFSYEDMSEYSSSHETAFSDLQSEFFLENSEQEFSDYTLSSLDSGSQFSERSEEDSTSSHTFSLLLQYREEFSRSTTPLDRGSVAPLENEHHDQATYMRFEDEADEESYKALRERERRTVSLHNYAEEYCSRTEYGDLVLQQRLQMVHWIVEQSTEKRLQQETMFLGVSLLDRFLCKGFFRDERNLQIVGIACLTLATRIEENQPHNSVREDNFCIGSNVYSRCEVVAMEWLVQELLNFQCFLPTIYNFLWFYLKVSKADAEVESRAKFLAVLVVFAGEQLCYWPSTVAAVLVILASLESSQEAFHQRVIKTHIRTEDQDLNECIESLEWLLRYI, encoded by the exons ATGAGAATCACATTGAACCGAGCGAAGCGACGTCTCGAAGCGGAACCCGTGCCGTATATCATCAAGAAGAAGCTCCGTTCGGAGCTACCTCGCCGGAGAAGATCTCAGTTCTCTCCTATCCTATATTCATCTCTTAATTTCTTAGCTATTCCTTTGAAGAATTctggtttttccttttctctggACTCTACCTCGTGCTCCTACTTCGGCAGCGAAGTTTCGTGCGATTCCAGCAGGGTTTCGGTTGGATTGGAGAGGAATGCGAGGTTGGACTCGAGGAAAGAACAGTTCGGTGATATTAGAGGTTCTAAAGTTCTAGTTCGTGCAAATGAGGTTGTTGGTGATGCGCGGATTCGTAGAGTTACTAGATCGTGTTACAGAAGGaaggaaaatgaaggaaaaggtGGTGAAGTGGAGGTGCCTGAGTTGTCATGTGTGGAGTCAAGTTCAGGAGCTGATGCTGCAATTTTTCGAGAGACTAGCTCCAAGTTGAAGAGCGAAAGTggaaaaggaagtgaaaatgTGAAAGAGATCAAAGGAAATGACGGCTCTGAAGTGGTTTCCAAATCGGAGATTTATTCTGTTAGGCAACTTTCCGATGTAAATACGATATCAAGTGCCAGAAACATGAGCATTCCGTCGAAATTTAAACAGATCGTTCCGGTTAGCTCTGGTGTCGAATCATGCTCTGTGGCGAATTTAGCTGAGGAAGCAACAGAACAAACTGAAAACAGAGCATTGGAATTTGACCTTTCTGAAATTTCAGGAAATCTCCTCGATGCGAATTTCATGATTCCTAACTCGGAGTCGACGGTGGATCAGAAGCAAATGAACTTACGTTTCGACTCTGATCTCGCATGTACAGAACAATTCTCGTACGAAGACATGTCCGAGTATTCTTCCAGTCACGAGACAGCGTTTTCTGATCTACAATCGGAATTTTTCCTGGAAAATTCGGAACAGGAGTTTTCCGATTACACTTTGTCTTCATTAGATTCTGGAAGCCAATTTTCCGAGCGGTCCGAGGAAGATTCAACTTCTTCACATACTTTCTCCCTGCTCCTTCAGTACAGAGAGGAATTCTCGCGGTCAACAACTCCTCTAGACAGGGGAAGTGTTGCACCCCtagaaaatgagcatcatgatcaAGCAACT TATATGAGGTTCGAGGATGAGGCGGACGAAGAGAGTTACAAGGcgttgagagaaagagagaggaggaCAGTGTCTCTACATAACTACGCCGAGGAGTACTGCTCCAGGACGGAGTACGGCGATCTCGTCCTCCAACAACGGTTGCAAATGGTCCACTGGATCGTTGAG CAATCTACTGAAAAGAGGCTTCAGCAGGAGACGATGTTCCTAGGAGTTAGCCTCCTAGACCGATTCCTATGCAAAGGATTCTTCAGAGACGAGAGGAACCTTCAAATTGTTGGAATAGCCTGTCTTACCTTAGCCACCAGGATTGAAGAGAATCAGCCTCACAACAG CGTGCGGGAAGATAATTTCTGCATAGGGAGCAATGTGTACAGCAGATGCGAAGTGGTGGCCATGGAATGGTTAGTACAGGAGCTCCTCAATTTCCAATGTTTCTTGCCCACCATCTACAACTTCTTGTG GTTCTACCTTAAAGTTTCTAAAGCTGACGCAGAGGTGGAGAGCAGGGCCAAGTTCCTGGCTGTGCTGGTCGTTTTCGCCGGTGAGCAGCTTTGCTACTGGCCCTCAACAGTTGCAGCTGTTCTTGTGATATTAGCTTCTCTAGAGAGCAGTCAAGAAGCATTCCACCAAAGAGTGATCAAG ACTCACATCAGAACAGAAGATCAGGATTTAAATGAATGCATAGAG AGCCTCGAGTGGCTATTAAGGTACATATGA
- the LOC122312913 gene encoding protein RGF1 INDUCIBLE TRANSCRIPTION FACTOR 1-like, which translates to MKTDWLSTLLQSKFFGSCIHHQEIRKNEENVFCIDCSLGFCRHCMAAHCFHRRLQICKYVYHDVVRLHEMQKHLDCSKIQTYKINGEKAVHINPRPQSKDTKPSTKSKFGGTCEACERYLQDLNNRFCSIACKVSAVSVKPMDQSHDLMIPFPTPEAVTTLEENCHQETDTNEMESSISVADSSEEIRTGVSSALKPRKPRHKRKCIPLRAPHF; encoded by the exons atgaaaacagATTGGCTTAGTACCCTTTTGCAGAGCAAATTCTTTGGTTCTTGCATTCATCATCAGGAGATTCGCAAAAATGAAGAGAATGTATTTTGCATCGATTGTAGTCTTGGGTTTTGCAGGCACTGTATGGCAGCTCATTGCTTCCACCGGCGGCTTCAAATCTGCAAATATGTCTACCATGATGTTGTCCGCCTTCATGAAATGCAGAAGCATCTTGACTGCTCTAAAATTCAG ACATATAAAATCAATGGCGAAAAGGCCGTGCATATCAATCCTCGGCCTCAATCCAAAGATACAAAACCCTCAACTAAATCAAAGTTTGGTGGTACTTGTGAAGCTTGTGAGAGATACTTACAAGACCTTAATAACCGCTTCTGTTCCATTGCATGCAAG GTCTCTGCAGTTTCAGTGAAGCCCATGGATCAAAGCCATGATTTGATGATCCCCTTCCCGACTCCAGAAGCTGTTACAACTTTAGAGGAAAACTGCCATCAAGAAACAGACACGAATGAAATGGAATCGTCGATCTCAGTGGCTGATTCATCGGAGGAGATAAGGACCGGGGTAAGTTCAGCTTTGAAGCCAAGGAAGCCCCGGCACAAGAGGAAATGCATCCCTTTGAGGGCGCCTCATTTCTGA
- the LOC122313078 gene encoding cyclin-SDS isoform X1: MRITLNRAKRRLEAEPVPYIIKKKLRSELPRRRRSQFSPILYSSLNFLAIPLKNSGFSFSLDSTSCSYFGSEVSCDSSRVSVGLERNARLDSRKEQFGDIRGSKVLVRANEVVGDARIRRVTRSCYRRKENEGKGGEVEVPELSCVESSSGADAAIFRETSSKLKSESGKGSENVKEIKGNDGSEVVSKSEIYSVRQLSDVNTISSARNMSIPSKFKQIVPVSSGVESCSVANLAEEATEQTENRALEFDLSEISGNLLDANFMIPNSESTVDQKQMNLRFDSDLACTEQFSYEDMSEYSSSHETAFSDLQSEFFLENSEQEFSDYTLSSLDSGSQFSERSEEDSTSSHTFSLLLQYREEFSRSTTPLDRGSVAPLENEHHDQATYMRFEDEADEESYKALRERERRTVSLHNYAEEYCSRTEYGDLVLQQRLQMVHWIVEQSTEKRLQQETMFLGVSLLDRFLCKGFFRDERNLQIVGIACLTLATRIEENQPHNSVREDNFCIGSNVYSRCEVVAMEWLVQELLNFQCFLPTIYNFLWFYLKVSKADAEVESRAKFLAVLVVFAGEQLCYWPSTVAAVLVILASLESSQEAFHQRVIKVHISMLGIYKTLLATSNLEVSCFEVSNE; this comes from the exons ATGAGAATCACATTGAACCGAGCGAAGCGACGTCTCGAAGCGGAACCCGTGCCGTATATCATCAAGAAGAAGCTCCGTTCGGAGCTACCTCGCCGGAGAAGATCTCAGTTCTCTCCTATCCTATATTCATCTCTTAATTTCTTAGCTATTCCTTTGAAGAATTctggtttttccttttctctggACTCTACCTCGTGCTCCTACTTCGGCAGCGAAGTTTCGTGCGATTCCAGCAGGGTTTCGGTTGGATTGGAGAGGAATGCGAGGTTGGACTCGAGGAAAGAACAGTTCGGTGATATTAGAGGTTCTAAAGTTCTAGTTCGTGCAAATGAGGTTGTTGGTGATGCGCGGATTCGTAGAGTTACTAGATCGTGTTACAGAAGGaaggaaaatgaaggaaaaggtGGTGAAGTGGAGGTGCCTGAGTTGTCATGTGTGGAGTCAAGTTCAGGAGCTGATGCTGCAATTTTTCGAGAGACTAGCTCCAAGTTGAAGAGCGAAAGTggaaaaggaagtgaaaatgTGAAAGAGATCAAAGGAAATGACGGCTCTGAAGTGGTTTCCAAATCGGAGATTTATTCTGTTAGGCAACTTTCCGATGTAAATACGATATCAAGTGCCAGAAACATGAGCATTCCGTCGAAATTTAAACAGATCGTTCCGGTTAGCTCTGGTGTCGAATCATGCTCTGTGGCGAATTTAGCTGAGGAAGCAACAGAACAAACTGAAAACAGAGCATTGGAATTTGACCTTTCTGAAATTTCAGGAAATCTCCTCGATGCGAATTTCATGATTCCTAACTCGGAGTCGACGGTGGATCAGAAGCAAATGAACTTACGTTTCGACTCTGATCTCGCATGTACAGAACAATTCTCGTACGAAGACATGTCCGAGTATTCTTCCAGTCACGAGACAGCGTTTTCTGATCTACAATCGGAATTTTTCCTGGAAAATTCGGAACAGGAGTTTTCCGATTACACTTTGTCTTCATTAGATTCTGGAAGCCAATTTTCCGAGCGGTCCGAGGAAGATTCAACTTCTTCACATACTTTCTCCCTGCTCCTTCAGTACAGAGAGGAATTCTCGCGGTCAACAACTCCTCTAGACAGGGGAAGTGTTGCACCCCtagaaaatgagcatcatgatcaAGCAACT TATATGAGGTTCGAGGATGAGGCGGACGAAGAGAGTTACAAGGcgttgagagaaagagagaggaggaCAGTGTCTCTACATAACTACGCCGAGGAGTACTGCTCCAGGACGGAGTACGGCGATCTCGTCCTCCAACAACGGTTGCAAATGGTCCACTGGATCGTTGAG CAATCTACTGAAAAGAGGCTTCAGCAGGAGACGATGTTCCTAGGAGTTAGCCTCCTAGACCGATTCCTATGCAAAGGATTCTTCAGAGACGAGAGGAACCTTCAAATTGTTGGAATAGCCTGTCTTACCTTAGCCACCAGGATTGAAGAGAATCAGCCTCACAACAG CGTGCGGGAAGATAATTTCTGCATAGGGAGCAATGTGTACAGCAGATGCGAAGTGGTGGCCATGGAATGGTTAGTACAGGAGCTCCTCAATTTCCAATGTTTCTTGCCCACCATCTACAACTTCTTGTG GTTCTACCTTAAAGTTTCTAAAGCTGACGCAGAGGTGGAGAGCAGGGCCAAGTTCCTGGCTGTGCTGGTCGTTTTCGCCGGTGAGCAGCTTTGCTACTGGCCCTCAACAGTTGCAGCTGTTCTTGTGATATTAGCTTCTCTAGAGAGCAGTCAAGAAGCATTCCACCAAAGAGTGATCAAGGTACATATATCTATGCTTGGAATATATAAAACATTATTAGCTACATCGAATCTTGAGGTTAGTTGCTTCGAAGTGTCTAATGAGTAG